A window of Lentibacillus sp. Marseille-P4043 contains these coding sequences:
- the nagB gene encoding glucosamine-6-phosphate deaminase has translation MEIIRVNNYQKMSEKACALLTDVIKTKKNPVLGLATGSTPEGLYQQLIEQYSNGELSFKNTTTFNLDEYVGLEKNDPNSYYYYMYEKLFKHIDIPTDQANLPSGVGNDLEKVCQDYEQKISQAGNVDIQVLGIGLNGHIGFNEPGTPFSSRTHIVDLDESTREANARFFNSINDVPTKAITMGINSIMNSKQIVLLVSGEKKKDAVARLVNGEISESFPASILKQHGNVVLIADEAALGNV, from the coding sequence TTGGAAATTATTAGAGTAAACAATTACCAGAAGATGAGTGAAAAAGCATGTGCCCTGTTAACGGATGTAATCAAAACGAAAAAGAATCCTGTTCTTGGTTTGGCAACAGGATCTACACCTGAAGGATTGTACCAACAGTTAATCGAACAGTACAGCAATGGGGAGCTATCATTTAAAAATACAACGACTTTTAATCTTGATGAATATGTTGGTCTGGAAAAAAACGATCCAAATAGCTATTATTATTACATGTATGAGAAACTGTTTAAACATATTGATATTCCAACTGATCAAGCAAATTTGCCAAGTGGGGTAGGTAACGATTTAGAAAAAGTATGTCAGGATTACGAGCAAAAAATAAGCCAAGCAGGCAATGTTGATATTCAAGTGTTAGGAATCGGGCTAAATGGTCATATCGGTTTTAATGAGCCAGGGACTCCATTCTCCAGCAGAACGCACATTGTTGATCTAGATGAATCAACTCGGGAAGCAAATGCACGCTTCTTTAATTCGATTAACGATGTGCCAACGAAAGCAATTACAATGGGGATTAACTCAATTATGAATAGCAAGCAAATTGTCCTGCTTGTATCTGGAGAGAAAAAGAAAGATGCTGTGGCTCGACTAGTAAATGGTGAGATTTCGGAAAGTTTTCCAGCATCGATTCTAAAACAACATGGGAATGTTGTTTTGATTGCTGATGAGGCTGCACTTGGAAATGTGTAA
- a CDS encoding YigZ family protein, giving the protein MLSNYYTVKNEGSDQIIIQKSRFIGHVKRTETEEAALDFIQTIKKKHHDATHNCSAYLIGEHDQIQKANDDGEPSGTAGVPILEVLKKQNLKDTTIVVTRYFGGIKLGAGGLIRAYGSTTSQAIHTTGIVRRQLMQGISITIDYTMLGKLENEIRNSQHLLSTIHYLEKVELIVYVKKGEEQSFKEWIVELTSDQATITDTDLKYVEIDVEKSGE; this is encoded by the coding sequence ATGTTATCTAACTATTATACCGTAAAAAACGAAGGATCAGACCAGATTATCATTCAAAAATCGCGCTTTATTGGCCATGTGAAACGTACGGAAACCGAAGAAGCGGCACTTGACTTTATCCAAACGATTAAGAAAAAACATCATGACGCCACCCACAATTGTTCAGCTTATCTCATCGGTGAACATGATCAAATTCAAAAAGCTAATGACGATGGCGAACCAAGTGGCACGGCAGGTGTACCAATATTAGAAGTTTTAAAAAAGCAAAACCTGAAAGATACGACCATTGTTGTTACCCGTTACTTTGGCGGTATTAAACTTGGTGCAGGGGGCTTAATCCGCGCTTATGGCAGCACAACATCACAAGCCATTCACACAACTGGTATTGTTAGACGTCAATTAATGCAAGGAATTTCTATTACTATTGATTATACCATGTTAGGCAAGCTTGAGAATGAAATACGCAATTCCCAGCATCTTTTATCAACCATTCATTATTTGGAAAAGGTAGAACTAATTGTTTATGTGAAAAAGGGTGAAGAACAATCGTTTAAGGAATGGATTGTTGAATTAACAAGTGATCAAGCAACAATTACTGATACAGACTTGAAATATGTTGAAATAGATGTAGAAAAAAGCGGAGAATAA
- a CDS encoding sensor histidine kinase, with protein MVRKTSEKALDTVIDEMIDVVENSKDEIFNISEAARSDYEALQKELTETKEKVLKHIGDGDKLQQKVRFSRQRLSEVSKYFDRYSEDEIREVYERTHKMQTELAMLRQEEKLLREKRDDLQRRLISLDQTIERAEGLAGKITVILTYLNDDFKQVNEMIEEAKEKQEFGLKIIEAQEEERRKISREIHDGPAQMLANILLRSELVDRTFREGTVENALKEIKSVREMIRSSLYEVRRIIYDLRPMALDDLGLVPTLKKYLSTIEDYHSTKIEFISMGSEKRLNQKYEIAIFRLVQEAVQNATKHAEATLIKVKVEMNKKHVIVVIKDNGKGFDTSMKRDKSFGLIGMRERVEMLEGTLTIDSVIGNGTTILISVPYTIE; from the coding sequence ATGGTACGTAAAACTTCAGAAAAAGCGCTAGATACTGTAATAGACGAAATGATCGATGTTGTTGAAAATAGCAAGGATGAAATTTTTAATATAAGTGAAGCGGCCCGTAGTGATTATGAAGCACTACAAAAGGAACTAACGGAAACCAAGGAAAAAGTACTAAAACATATCGGTGATGGAGATAAGCTTCAACAAAAGGTGCGATTTTCTAGACAGCGTTTATCTGAAGTTAGTAAATATTTCGATCGGTATTCAGAAGATGAAATACGAGAAGTTTATGAACGCACCCATAAAATGCAAACCGAATTGGCGATGCTGCGTCAGGAAGAAAAGTTACTACGAGAAAAGCGTGATGATCTACAAAGAAGATTAATTTCCTTGGACCAGACAATTGAGCGTGCTGAAGGGCTCGCAGGAAAAATAACCGTCATCCTCACCTATCTAAATGATGATTTTAAACAAGTTAATGAAATGATTGAAGAAGCAAAAGAGAAACAAGAATTTGGCCTAAAAATTATCGAAGCGCAGGAAGAAGAACGCAGAAAGATATCAAGGGAAATTCACGATGGGCCCGCGCAAATGTTAGCAAATATATTATTGCGATCAGAATTAGTTGATCGGACTTTTCGTGAAGGAACCGTTGAAAATGCCTTAAAGGAAATTAAAAGTGTGCGTGAAATGATTCGCTCATCATTGTATGAAGTACGCAGAATCATTTATGATCTCCGCCCGATGGCATTGGATGATTTAGGCCTTGTACCAACTCTGAAAAAATATCTATCAACAATTGAAGACTATCATTCTACTAAAATAGAATTTATATCCATGGGTAGTGAAAAACGATTAAATCAAAAGTATGAAATTGCTATTTTTCGCTTAGTACAAGAAGCTGTTCAAAACGCCACAAAACATGCTGAAGCAACATTAATAAAAGTAAAGGTTGAAATGAATAAAAAACATGTGATTGTCGTCATAAAAGATAATGGTAAAGGTTTTGATACGTCTATGAAACGAGACAAATCATTTGGTTTGATCGGCATGCGTGAACGAGTAGAAATGCTAGAAGGTACGTTGACGATTGATTCGGTCATTGGCAACGGGACAACTATATTGATAAGTGTTCCATACACGATAGAGTGA
- a CDS encoding response regulator, giving the protein MNKTKLTKIVLIDDHKLFREGVKRILEFEPSFDVVAEGDDGIVAEEIVKEHHPDVVLMDINMPNMNGVQATSDLVKNFPNTHVIILSIHDDESYVTHALKTGAQGYLLKEMDSDALIEAIKVVSDGGSYLHPKVTHNLVQEYRRLAQDNVLGFSEYGVEYRKPLHLLTKRECEVLQLLAEGKSNRAVSESLYISEKTVKNHVSNILQKMNVNDRTQAVVSAIRKGWVEVI; this is encoded by the coding sequence ATGAATAAAACCAAACTAACAAAGATTGTGTTAATCGACGACCATAAGCTATTTCGCGAGGGTGTCAAACGTATTTTGGAATTTGAACCATCATTTGATGTTGTTGCAGAAGGTGATGATGGGATTGTTGCTGAGGAAATTGTGAAAGAGCATCACCCTGATGTTGTTTTAATGGACATTAATATGCCGAATATGAATGGTGTACAGGCTACTTCAGATTTGGTTAAAAATTTTCCAAACACACATGTGATTATTTTATCTATTCATGATGATGAAAGTTATGTCACACATGCATTAAAAACTGGTGCACAGGGCTATTTATTAAAAGAAATGGATTCAGACGCATTGATTGAGGCAATTAAGGTCGTTAGTGATGGTGGATCTTATTTGCATCCTAAAGTAACACACAATTTGGTTCAAGAATATCGTCGTTTGGCACAGGACAATGTGCTCGGTTTCTCAGAATATGGTGTGGAATATCGTAAACCACTTCATTTACTTACCAAACGTGAATGTGAAGTACTACAATTACTTGCAGAAGGTAAGAGTAACCGTGCTGTTTCTGAATCCTTGTATATCAGTGAAAAGACGGTGAAAAACCACGTAAGTAATATTTTACAAAAGATGAATGTAAACGATCGTACCCAAGCCGTTGTTTCTGCTATCCGCAAGGGATGGGTAGAAGTTATATAG
- a CDS encoding DegV family protein encodes MKIAVMTDSTAYIPVETREKLGIHMVPLSVVFGDTSYQEEVDITTEEFYQKVRQAEELPKTSQPSIGYITSKLNELAADYDAVISIHLSSGISGTLQAVASAGEMVDGIKVYPYDSELSCMAQGFYVLEAVEMVKAGHTPEAIIDRFNEMKQSMRAYFMVDDLKNLQRGGRLNSAQAIVGSLLQVKPILHFVDKVIVPFEKIRTRKKALNRIIGLVEDDINKGKDLRVVVIHANCEHAAIELQKEIDEKSPTLDSSISYFGPVIGTHLGEGALGVAWYAK; translated from the coding sequence ATGAAGATTGCTGTAATGACAGATAGCACGGCATATATACCTGTTGAAACAAGAGAAAAACTTGGTATTCATATGGTCCCGCTTAGTGTTGTATTCGGTGATACATCCTATCAGGAAGAAGTCGACATAACGACAGAAGAATTTTATCAAAAAGTAAGACAAGCAGAGGAATTACCAAAAACCTCGCAACCATCAATTGGATACATTACATCTAAATTGAACGAGCTTGCTGCTGATTATGATGCCGTTATTTCTATTCATTTATCAAGTGGTATTAGTGGTACACTTCAAGCAGTCGCTAGTGCTGGAGAAATGGTTGATGGAATAAAAGTTTACCCTTATGATTCAGAGTTAAGTTGTATGGCACAAGGATTTTATGTATTAGAAGCAGTCGAGATGGTTAAGGCTGGTCACACACCAGAAGCCATCATTGATCGGTTTAATGAAATGAAGCAAAGCATGCGCGCCTATTTTATGGTAGATGACTTAAAGAATTTACAGCGCGGCGGCCGCCTAAATAGTGCACAAGCTATTGTTGGAAGTTTGTTGCAAGTGAAGCCGATTCTTCATTTTGTTGATAAAGTAATTGTTCCATTTGAAAAAATTCGTACACGCAAAAAAGCATTAAATCGAATTATTGGATTGGTAGAAGACGATATCAACAAGGGGAAAGATCTCAGGGTAGTTGTTATCCATGCGAATTGTGAGCATGCGGCGATTGAATTACAGAAAGAAATCGATGAGAAATCGCCAACCCTAGATAGTTCGATAAGCTATTTTGGACCAGTAATCGGTACACATTTAGGTGAAGGAGCATTAGGTGTTGCTTGGTATGCGAAATAG
- a CDS encoding DEAD/DEAH box helicase, translated as MNSTEALQDYSKHFSGKLLLRSEIPLEDEAFQQLVITGHFTPFSSITKTFYQQQCNRCGNKQASLFAKIPCQSCHKVHLYCRKCIEMGRVMECEYLYQWTGPHPDWSTHKDPCFWDGELTDHQQSAADRIVTAIGNKESELLVWAVCGAGKTEMLFQGITKSLQLGQRICLATPRADVVRELLPRIKQAFPHVSIQGLYGGSEEKVANAQFILATTHQLLRFKHAFDVLIIDEIDAFPFHADASLPFAASRAKRTKGTMIYLTATPRKIQRMQIERKKLPHVFVPIRFHGHPLPIPTLKMCLNLKKNLANTTPPKTFLKWMKNRINPKRQLLVFVPTIKLAERLKTDLTRRLLATKVLKKATDITFVHASDPDREKKVQLFREKQIFVLVTTTILERGVTFPSVDVVVFDAGHVVFDEAALVQIAGRAGRSPDDPTGEILFLHDGKTEAMVQAVRSIRNMNKRGGFR; from the coding sequence TTGAATAGTACAGAAGCGCTTCAAGATTACTCGAAACATTTTTCCGGGAAACTATTATTACGAAGCGAAATACCGCTGGAAGATGAAGCCTTTCAACAACTTGTTATTACAGGACATTTTACTCCATTTTCTTCAATTACCAAAACATTTTATCAACAACAATGCAATCGCTGTGGAAACAAACAAGCTTCATTATTTGCTAAGATTCCCTGTCAGTCTTGTCATAAAGTCCATCTGTATTGTCGGAAATGCATTGAGATGGGCCGTGTGATGGAATGTGAGTACCTTTATCAATGGACAGGACCACATCCGGATTGGTCGACACACAAAGACCCTTGTTTTTGGGACGGAGAGCTTACTGATCATCAACAATCTGCGGCAGATCGAATTGTGACGGCGATTGGAAATAAGGAGTCGGAATTACTTGTTTGGGCCGTTTGTGGAGCAGGTAAAACCGAAATGCTTTTTCAGGGAATTACGAAATCACTTCAACTAGGTCAGCGTATTTGTTTAGCAACCCCAAGGGCAGATGTTGTCCGTGAACTCCTTCCTCGTATTAAGCAAGCCTTCCCGCACGTGTCAATCCAGGGGTTGTATGGCGGGAGTGAAGAAAAAGTTGCCAATGCACAGTTTATCCTTGCCACAACCCATCAGTTACTTCGGTTTAAGCATGCTTTTGATGTTCTGATTATAGATGAGATTGATGCTTTTCCATTTCATGCTGATGCATCACTTCCTTTTGCAGCCAGTCGAGCAAAAAGAACAAAAGGTACGATGATTTATTTAACGGCAACACCACGAAAAATCCAGCGAATGCAAATCGAACGTAAAAAACTTCCACATGTTTTTGTACCAATCCGATTTCATGGTCATCCATTACCTATCCCTACACTGAAAATGTGTCTTAACCTGAAAAAGAATTTAGCCAACACTACCCCGCCTAAGACGTTCCTAAAATGGATGAAAAATCGAATCAATCCAAAACGTCAATTATTAGTATTTGTCCCAACGATAAAATTAGCTGAAAGATTAAAAACTGACCTAACGAGACGATTACTTGCGACGAAAGTGCTGAAAAAGGCTACAGATATTACTTTTGTCCACGCATCAGATCCAGACCGTGAGAAGAAAGTGCAGTTATTTAGAGAAAAACAAATTTTTGTACTTGTAACAACAACCATTTTAGAGCGAGGGGTTACGTTTCCTTCCGTTGATGTTGTTGTTTTTGATGCTGGACATGTCGTGTTCGACGAGGCAGCATTAGTTCAAATTGCAGGACGTGCTGGTAGAAGTCCTGATGATCCTACAGGTGAAATACTGTTTTTACATGATGGAAAAACAGAAGCGATGGTACAAGCGGTAAGATCAATTCGTAACATGAACAAGCGGGGAGGTTTTCGTTAA
- a CDS encoding ComF family protein, whose amino-acid sequence MHCLWCDQQLIPEMSWRTILFLSKQTYLCETCECKLELLEGERCNKCSRISEKPVCSDCLRWEQYKLGYDPLVNNYSVFVYNEAIQEVITRWKYRGDYCLGDIFKVNFYQAFKQHFNFLPKETVTVPIPLSAERLKDRGFNQAKMLADFLPLPCQEIITRIDGEKQSKKTRKERIFSKNPFTLTKNINKPIILVDDIYTTGTTLRHAAELLKEGGCPNIYAYTLIRG is encoded by the coding sequence ATGCATTGTTTATGGTGTGATCAGCAACTGATCCCAGAAATGAGCTGGAGAACGATTCTTTTTTTGTCCAAGCAAACGTATCTTTGTGAGACTTGTGAGTGTAAACTTGAGTTGCTTGAGGGGGAGCGATGCAATAAGTGTAGCAGGATTAGTGAGAAGCCTGTCTGTTCCGATTGTTTGCGTTGGGAACAATATAAATTAGGTTACGACCCTTTGGTTAATAATTATTCTGTTTTTGTTTATAATGAAGCGATTCAGGAAGTCATCACAAGATGGAAATATCGTGGTGACTATTGTTTAGGCGATATTTTTAAGGTGAATTTTTATCAAGCCTTTAAACAGCATTTTAATTTTTTGCCTAAGGAAACAGTGACGGTCCCAATACCATTAAGCGCGGAAAGGTTGAAGGATCGCGGCTTTAATCAAGCAAAGATGTTAGCCGACTTTTTACCTCTTCCATGTCAAGAAATCATTACACGCATTGATGGAGAAAAACAATCGAAGAAGACGAGGAAAGAGCGGATATTTTCAAAAAATCCATTTACACTCACCAAAAACATTAACAAACCAATCATTTTGGTCGATGATATATATACAACAGGTACAACTTTGAGGCATGCAGCTGAACTGTTAAAAGAGGGAGGCTGTCCTAACATTTATGCGTACACATTGATTCGTGGATAG
- a CDS encoding TIGR03826 family flagellar region protein: MAELANCSRCGAVFVKNIRDICQECYKEEEKAFNVVYSFLRKRENREATLTEIVDATGIEEKLIIKFIKEKRLRTSQFPKLAYPCERCGKNIVTGKLCESCSQEILQDLEEQEKLEQRQLAREEAEAKKNIYYSIDSRNKNQ; the protein is encoded by the coding sequence ATGGCTGAATTAGCAAATTGCTCACGTTGTGGTGCAGTTTTCGTTAAAAATATTCGTGACATATGTCAAGAGTGTTACAAAGAGGAAGAAAAAGCATTTAATGTGGTATATAGTTTTTTACGTAAAAGAGAAAATAGGGAAGCAACATTGACGGAAATTGTTGATGCAACAGGGATTGAAGAGAAATTAATAATCAAATTTATTAAGGAAAAGCGATTACGAACATCCCAATTTCCAAAACTTGCCTACCCGTGTGAACGATGCGGAAAAAATATTGTGACAGGCAAATTGTGTGAGTCCTGTTCACAGGAAATTTTGCAAGACTTGGAAGAGCAGGAAAAACTGGAACAACGGCAATTGGCCAGAGAAGAAGCAGAAGCGAAGAAAAATATTTATTACAGCATAGACAGTCGAAATAAAAATCAATAA
- the flgM gene encoding flagellar biosynthesis anti-sigma factor FlgM, whose product MKIHGPNQTNFNPYKNHIQKQQEYKKDSNKLDQLEISNQAKKLQENSQPSAERSKYVQDIKKAVESGEYQVNPEKAAQKMIAFWSKHR is encoded by the coding sequence ATGAAAATCCACGGTCCGAATCAAACGAATTTTAATCCGTACAAAAATCATATACAAAAGCAACAAGAATATAAAAAGGACTCCAATAAATTGGATCAATTGGAAATCTCAAATCAAGCAAAAAAACTTCAGGAAAATAGTCAACCAAGTGCTGAACGTTCCAAGTATGTTCAAGACATAAAGAAGGCAGTTGAATCTGGCGAATACCAGGTGAATCCTGAAAAAGCTGCCCAAAAAATGATTGCATTTTGGTCGAAGCACCGATAA
- a CDS encoding flagellar protein FlgN produces MSVQQIIETLDKLTKLHQSLLAISQEKTDVIKQGSIDELQPLLIKERQHVQALEQLEKVRQQLVESWFKDNQLADETVTITNMLEHIEDQDISARLVQTTTVLTETMTSLKRQEQLNHALIQQSMKFVELSLDMMSPSLKNLNYGKDQSQNTEAAKRSVFDSKA; encoded by the coding sequence TTGTCCGTTCAACAAATTATAGAAACGCTTGATAAATTAACGAAACTTCATCAATCACTCCTAGCAATTTCTCAGGAGAAGACGGATGTTATTAAACAAGGTTCCATTGACGAATTGCAGCCGTTGCTGATTAAAGAGCGTCAGCATGTACAAGCATTGGAACAACTTGAAAAAGTTCGTCAACAGCTAGTCGAAAGTTGGTTTAAAGATAACCAATTAGCTGATGAAACGGTAACAATAACGAACATGCTTGAACACATTGAAGATCAGGACATCAGTGCACGGTTAGTTCAAACAACAACCGTTTTAACGGAAACAATGACAAGTTTAAAAAGGCAAGAACAACTAAATCATGCATTAATTCAACAGTCAATGAAGTTCGTTGAATTATCTTTAGATATGATGAGTCCATCATTGAAGAATTTGAATTACGGCAAAGATCAAAGCCAAAATACAGAAGCGGCTAAACGATCGGTATTTGACTCAAAGGCATAA
- the flgK gene encoding flagellar hook-associated protein FlgK encodes MSTFHGLEMAKQALFAQQSALYTTGHNISNANTEGYSRQRVNFETLTPYPSASRNRPQIAGQLGTGVEAGTVQRIRNQYLDYQFRSENSKAGYWDTKADALSRMEELMNEPSESGLSKTMDQFWQSLQDLSVNPENSGARSVVAQRGLAVAETFNYLSDSLNSIRSDLKNQIDVTVKDANSLIKQVDGLNKQIKNIETNGYLPNDLYDERDRLIDELSGIVNIKVSYEKSSDSSLDIADGLATIEVVDNEGKSFDDPIKLVNGDPDATGETYQQFLVEFGDDNQNFDVMKNIRIGEQIDDQPFVSKHVLSLSAFPSNGSLKGFIESYGFDAKDASGNSITKGEYTDMLSDLDKMAEQFASAFNAQHKNGYDLNGNTGGDVESFFEDYSGTGAAGSITVNQDILDNPDLIAAGAEDFSGDGDNALALADIFDDAEAVDLGDNTSVNSFYESLIGDLGVRAQEANRMTNNTGILRSQVENQRMSVTSVSLDEEMSNMIKFQHAYSAAARSMTAVDEMIDRIINNMGLVGR; translated from the coding sequence ATGAGTACGTTCCATGGTTTAGAAATGGCCAAACAGGCACTATTTGCACAACAATCAGCATTATACACAACTGGTCATAATATCTCGAATGCAAACACGGAAGGCTATTCAAGACAACGTGTGAATTTTGAAACATTGACACCATACCCAAGTGCATCAAGAAATCGTCCGCAAATTGCTGGTCAATTAGGTACTGGTGTGGAAGCGGGAACAGTACAACGAATCCGCAATCAGTATTTAGATTACCAATTTCGCTCGGAAAATAGTAAAGCAGGCTATTGGGATACAAAAGCAGATGCACTTAGCCGAATGGAAGAACTAATGAACGAGCCATCTGAGAGTGGCCTATCAAAAACAATGGATCAGTTTTGGCAATCATTGCAAGACCTTTCTGTGAATCCGGAGAACTCTGGTGCACGATCAGTAGTTGCTCAACGGGGACTTGCAGTGGCAGAAACATTTAACTATTTATCTGATTCACTGAATTCAATCCGGTCCGATCTAAAAAATCAAATTGATGTAACGGTTAAGGATGCAAACTCGTTAATCAAGCAAGTAGACGGACTTAATAAGCAAATTAAAAATATTGAAACTAATGGCTATTTACCAAATGACTTATATGATGAGCGTGATCGCTTGATCGATGAATTGTCAGGGATCGTTAATATTAAAGTAAGCTATGAAAAGAGTAGTGATAGTTCATTAGATATTGCTGATGGATTGGCGACGATTGAAGTGGTAGATAATGAGGGGAAATCGTTTGATGATCCAATTAAATTAGTGAATGGAGATCCTGATGCGACAGGAGAAACATATCAACAATTTTTAGTAGAATTTGGTGATGATAATCAAAATTTTGATGTTATGAAGAATATAAGAATTGGCGAACAAATTGATGATCAGCCTTTTGTTTCAAAGCACGTTCTTTCACTATCGGCCTTTCCATCGAATGGGTCGCTGAAAGGTTTTATAGAGTCCTATGGATTTGATGCTAAGGATGCAAGTGGCAATTCAATTACAAAAGGCGAATATACTGACATGCTTTCCGACCTGGATAAAATGGCCGAACAATTTGCATCCGCATTTAATGCCCAACATAAAAATGGGTATGACCTAAATGGTAATACAGGAGGAGATGTAGAATCTTTCTTTGAAGATTATTCTGGAACAGGTGCTGCCGGGTCGATTACTGTAAATCAAGATATCTTGGATAATCCTGATTTGATTGCAGCAGGTGCGGAAGACTTCTCTGGCGATGGTGATAACGCCTTAGCATTAGCCGATATTTTTGACGATGCCGAAGCGGTCGATCTAGGGGACAACACATCTGTAAATAGTTTTTACGAATCACTCATCGGTGACTTAGGTGTTCGGGCACAGGAGGCAAACCGTATGACGAATAATACGGGTATTCTCCGTTCCCAAGTGGAAAACCAGCGAATGTCGGTGACCTCGGTATCGCTTGATGAAGAAATGTCCAATATGATCAAATTCCAACATGCATATAGTGCGGCAGCAAGAAGCATGACAGCAGTTGATGAGATGATTGATCGGATTATTAATAATATGGGCTTAGTAGGAAGGTAG
- the flgL gene encoding flagellar hook-associated protein FlgL, which yields MRITQGMLSNNMLNNLTKSYDSLNTYFNQLNTGKKITKPSDDPVIAMKGINYRSQVTEVEQYLRNTNEVHTWMDNSDAALDKATKALQRMRELGVKASNDTYDEKQRENIKEEVEQLKEHLIDIANTNVNGKYIFNGTNTNTAPFDEDGEIIGGQNTDPVMIEVAKGTKLQANVDVGSVFAGDSNTAGDIFDDIDTFINALEDDDQAAIEQSLGTIDENIDNVINSRADLGARMNRLDLVENRLGDQEISAKRMMSENEDIDYEKVITQLITQQSVHRAALSTGSKIIQPSLVDFLR from the coding sequence ATGCGGATAACACAAGGTATGCTATCAAACAATATGCTGAATAATTTAACGAAAAGCTATGATAGTTTGAATACATATTTTAATCAGCTTAACACCGGTAAAAAGATTACCAAACCATCAGATGATCCAGTAATTGCGATGAAAGGCATTAATTATCGTTCACAAGTGACGGAAGTTGAACAATATTTACGCAATACGAATGAAGTTCACACGTGGATGGACAATTCCGATGCCGCTCTTGATAAAGCAACAAAAGCATTACAAAGAATGCGTGAGCTAGGGGTTAAGGCTAGTAATGATACGTATGATGAAAAACAACGTGAAAATATTAAAGAAGAAGTTGAACAGCTGAAAGAGCATCTTATTGATATTGCAAACACGAATGTGAACGGGAAGTATATTTTTAATGGGACAAATACAAATACAGCGCCTTTTGATGAAGACGGGGAAATTATCGGAGGCCAAAATACAGATCCCGTCATGATTGAAGTTGCCAAAGGGACAAAACTGCAGGCAAATGTTGATGTGGGCAGTGTTTTTGCAGGTGATTCTAATACTGCAGGTGATATATTTGATGATATTGACACATTCATTAATGCACTTGAGGATGACGACCAGGCTGCTATCGAACAAAGCCTTGGCACCATCGATGAAAACATTGATAATGTCATCAATTCTCGAGCCGATTTAGGCGCACGTATGAATCGATTAGATTTAGTAGAAAACCGTTTGGGTGATCAAGAAATTTCGGCAAAACGCATGATGTCGGAAAACGAGGATATCGATTATGAAAAAGTTATCACCCAATTAATTACGCAACAAAGCGTTCATCGTGCAGCACTATCAACTGGGTCCAAAATTATTCAGCCGTCATTAGTAGATTTTCTCCGCTAA
- a CDS encoding DUF6470 family protein: MQLPQIRLQSQMAKIQIQQTPARQEIRQPKADLSIEQPKADLTMKTKPAKLNIDQTQAWEDMNRMHVSKLIKKFANEGQQALLEGIGRRAEQGAQLMKIENKGNPIPQQAIANAFDGMKTLGIKFIPSQFSVHLDYQPAEVDIDVKPNKPIIDAKINKPTHQYERGSVNINMKQYQNLDIDFVHLFPES; this comes from the coding sequence ATGCAGTTACCACAAATACGACTTCAATCCCAAATGGCAAAAATACAGATTCAGCAAACTCCGGCAAGACAGGAGATTCGGCAACCTAAAGCAGACCTATCGATTGAGCAGCCCAAAGCAGACTTAACGATGAAAACGAAACCTGCTAAGCTTAACATCGACCAGACACAGGCCTGGGAAGACATGAATCGCATGCATGTTTCAAAACTGATTAAAAAGTTTGCGAATGAGGGCCAACAGGCTTTGCTTGAGGGAATTGGGAGACGCGCTGAACAAGGTGCACAATTGATGAAAATTGAAAATAAAGGGAACCCGATTCCACAGCAGGCAATTGCCAATGCATTTGATGGGATGAAAACGCTTGGTATAAAATTTATTCCTTCCCAGTTTTCGGTTCACTTGGATTATCAGCCTGCAGAAGTGGATATTGATGTAAAACCGAATAAGCCGATTATTGATGCTAAGATAAATAAACCGACCCACCAATATGAACGTGGATCAGTGAATATTAACATGAAACAGTATCAAAACTTAGATATTGATTTTGTGCATCTATTTCCAGAGTCGTAG